The genomic region GAAAAATGGGAAAATGCGAACAGCGCCCGCCACGGGATGCTCAAGCCCGGCGCCGACCTGCTGGGCGTGACCGTGCCGGTGCTCCGCGCCCGCGGCCTGGAACAGGTCTGGGGCGCGCCGAAGATCCAGCGCGACGGCGAAGGAGGCTACTGCCTGACCTACTCCGATCCCCGGACCCCTTTCACCCGCCTGATCATCCACGGGATGGCGGAGCCGCTGCCGAAGCTCTCTTCCCCGCCGAAGCTGGGCGGCGAGGACATGCGCAACAATAACACCTTGGCCGGCGACCAGCGCGAACGTGAGCAGGAGTGGCGCACGGTCACCGTGCTGGAGGAAAAGGTCCGCTGGTATCAGGAATCCGCCGGCGGCGGGGCGGATGGAGCCTATTTCAGCACGGAAGGCTTCACGCTCAAGGCCCCGGACGGCCGCAAGGGCCACTACCGGCTGGTCGCGGAGAACGGCGGCAACGCCGCGGAAGCGGTCGCCCGCTGGTTCAGCAGCGTGTCCTTTTAAATCCGGGAATCGTCACGGAAGAATGGCTGACACGGTCGGTTCGAGCTGCTAGACGAAGCGTCCGATGTCCGACCAGCCGTCCGCTTTTTCCGGCGCCCGCGCGGCGATCATTGCCGCGTGTTCCGACATGGAGCGCCTGCTGGGCGGGCTGAATGATTCCCACGGCCGGGTGGCAGACGAGATCCACCAGACGCGCAAGGCCGGGAAGAAGCTGCGCGGCGCACTGGTCATGACCGGCGAGCCGAAGCCATGCATCCGCTGGATCGCGGTGATCGGGCGCATGCTCGGGGGTTCGCGTGATGCCACGGTGCGGGTGAAAACCTGGCACGGGCTGGGCATCGCCACCCCTTCGGCGAACTCGGCCGAGGCGGCGGTAGCCGCGTTGTTGGACCTGGAAGCCCAAGCCTCGAACCGCCGACCGCCACAGGCGGTGATCGATTGGTCGCTGGCGGCGCTCGGCCAGGTGAAAGGCCGGCTGGAAGCGCAAACCGATGAGGAAGTCGCCAAAGCCGCGGAACACGGCGCGGCGAAGCTGGAGCGCCAGCTCCGCAAGCGCCTCAAGCACGCGCTTCAGCGGGTGAGCAACGAGGATTTCCACGACTGCCGCAAGGCCGTGAAGGCGTGGCTCGGCGGCATGGCCCTCGCCGCGCCGGGCGTGGAACTGCCCGCCAAGGAGGAGGCCGACAAGCTGGCGAGCAATCTCGGCGACGAGAACGACCTCGAAGTCTTGGCCGACTGGCTGGACGCCCGTGGCTTTTCCCCGAGCATCTGCCCGGCGGCCTGGAAGGTCCTGCGCAAGCGCCAGGAGAAGATCCGGCGGAGGTCGATCTCACTGATCCGCAAGGAATTGCTCCCGGCGCTGAAGCGGGAGGATTGAGAACGATCGGATGTAGCGGAAGCGCTGCGCGCTTCCGGCGGGGGGCGGCCCGCATCACCGGATCGGATTCGTTTTGGATGGACCCGCCGCCCCCAGCCGGAACGACGAAGTCGTTCCGCTACGAAGTCACTTCGCCACCGGGGTCGCCATGGTCTCGACGCGTTGCTTGTAGGCGAGGCCGAAGCGGTCGCGGAAGCACAGGTCATCCCACGAGGCCCGCCGGGTTTTATCGGTGTCCCGGGACAGGGCGAGCCACTCGCGCTCCTTGGCCGGACGCAGGATCTCGCTGCGGCCAACGATCACGCGGACGGATTTCTCCGGCTGCGGGCTGACTTGGAGCGGCAGGATCGCCTCGGTCTTGGCGGCCGGTAGCACCCAGAAGACCCGCAGGCCGTCTTGGGCGAAATAGCTGTTCCACCACGTCTCCACCATCGCCCGCGCCTCGCTTTGGAGCAGGCCGGTCGCAACCAAGCCCGAGACCATGTCGCGGTATACCGGTTCGACAAAGCTCATGGCGGGATTCGGGACCGCTTCCGCGAAGCCGGAGGTGGGGATCTCCGCCGAGGCATCGGCGCGCAGCCCGTCTTTCATGACCTTCCACCGCGTGGTGCCGCCGCTCTTTTCGAAGACGAAGGCGAACGGGATGTCGCCGCCGGTGCGATTGAGCAGGTGGAGGGTATCGTCGCCGCTCACCGTGGTGGTCAGCCCGGGATCGAAGGCTCCGACGCCGCGGTAGAAGAGAAATCCCTCGGTTTCCCCGTCGGCGGTGCGGATGGCATTGGCCTCGGGGATCCGCGGGCGCATCCAGTGAAGGGAGTCGCCCGGCTTGAAAAGGATCGCATCGCGCGATTCCGCTGGCGACAGCACCCGCGCCTGCCACTCGATCGAGCCCTTCCACGGCTTGGAGAAATCGAGCGTCCACTCCTCCAGCGGCCGCGGCTTCTTCGGATCGGCGGGCGGCGGGGGCACCGGCAGGGCTTCCCCGCCCGTGCGGTCGGGATACCACTGGCTGATGGTGCCGCCATTGAAGCCGACTTTCACGGACACGTCGAAGGCCTCGTCGGAGTGGAAGTAGATGACCGGCGTCTCCATTTTCACGGTCACGCCGCGGACCGGGCGATTGATACCCTTCATGAAGCCGAAGATCGGCATTGCCCCGTGACGGCGGGCCACATCGTCGAAACCACGCTCGATATTGCCGTTCTCCATCCCGAAATGAGAGTAGCTGAAGAGCGGCAGCGCCGCTTCCTCGCGCTCCAGCCCGGCGAGCAGCACGCCGTCCGAACCGGCGACGGTGGTGAAGGTGCCCCACTCGTGGAGCGTGTAGGCCGACGCCGCGGTGGCGCTCAGCAGCAAGGCGGTGATCGTTTTCATAACGGTCCACCATCACCATGCAAAGCTGAGGCAAACAAGGCCGCTAGTGTCGCTTTACGCCGAATTTACCCGCCCCCCGGGCGAATCCGGGGCGGAGAAAAGAATTTCCACTCGTCGCCGCGGGCTGCTACCCATCGGCATCGTTCGCAAGGAAACCATGAAACTCACGCTCCGCTCCCTCGTCGCCCTTTCCCTCGCCATCGGTGGAATTTCCGCCGCGCAGGAGAGCACCCGCCTGAAGATCGCCACGGTGGACATGCAGGCGCTGTTCCAGGAGTTCAACCCGACCAAGGACGCCAAGGCCAATTTCGAGGTGGAGCAGAAGAACGTCGGCAAGCAGTTCGATGACCGCCGGGCCCGTCTCTCTGAAATGAAGCAGGAGCTGGACACCCTCCAGAAGCAACTGGGTGACCCCTCCATCGCCGACGCCAAGAAGCAGGCTCTTTTCACCGACCGCCAGGTCAAGCAGCAGCAATGGGAAGCCTTGCAGCGCGAGGCGGAAGAATTCGGAAAGCGCAAGCAGCGCGCGATGCAGGAGCAGATGACGCTCCGGATGAAGGATATCCTCGAAAGGATCCGCACCAAGGTGCAGAAGCACGCCGAGACCGAGGGCTACGACTACGTCCTCGACAAGACCGGTGCCAGCACCTCGCAGGTGCCTGTGCTGCTTTACACGAAGGATGCCACCGACATCACCGAGTCTCTGCTCAAGACCATCAACGAAGGTCTGCCTGCTCCGGCTCCGGCCCCGGTCGAGGAGAAGAAGTAATCTCCGCCCGGACGGCCCGCCTCACCAGACGACCGTCAATCCGGTGCCGATCACGCACGGCATGCCGAGCTTGCCGGAAATCGGCAGCCCAAGGTTACCCATGGCAAGCGGCAGAACCATTCGATCGCGTTCGCGTCTATTCGCGGCCATTCGCGGTTTTAATCACAGCATCGCCCGATACTCCGTCAGCGCCTGATCATAGATCGTGGCCAGCGAGATCTCCGGCTCCAGGCGCGAGCCAGCGGCAGGCTTGCAGAAGTCAGCCTGCAAGCTGGTAAGATCGTGGCCGCAGGCATGAGCAGCTCGCAACGCCGCCCCGAGGCCGGCTCCATTGGCGATGGCGAAGCGCTCGACCGGGGCTTGAAAGACATTCGCGATCAGTTGCGCGATGCCATTGCTCTGAGACGCACCACCGGTAAGCCGGATCAGGTCCGCCTTCTCGCCGATCCACAGGCTGTGCAGGCGCATGTTGAGGAACTGGCCTTCGAGCAACGCCCGCACTTGCACGGGTGCTTCGGCATCGGCGGGGAAGTTGCGGACCGGGCCATCGAAATCGCGGCGCGGGGTGATCTCGGGGCCGTAGAACGGCAGCATGCGCTTGCCCTCGTTGCCTGCGGGAGTCTTGGCCAGGCCGTCGCGATCGAAGGCCGACCAATCGAGACCAAGTTCATCGCGCAGCGCCTCGCGGGCGAGCGAGCCATTGCGGAAGCAGATCAACGACATGAAGCCGCCGGCGGGATTGCCGAAGACGTGGCCGAAACCCTGCGGATCGGTCACCGGCTTCTCCATCGCGGCGAAGAAAGTATCCGAGGTGCCGAGCGAGATGACGATGGTGCCCGGCGCGGTCGCCCCCATGCCGACCAGCGACGAAGGATTGTCGCCGGTCGAAAGCACGACCTGGCAACTACTAGGCAAGCCGTACTTCTGGACGAAGTAGCTGGAAACCGGCCCGGCGATGCTCGCCGAAGCGCCGGCGGGCGGCAGCTTCGCGCGCAGGTCCGGCGCGGTGGCATCGAGCAGGGCATCGTCCCAATCGAGCGTCTGCAGGTTCAGCAGGTTCATCCCCGCACCGTCGCCGTGATCGATGGCGATGGATTTCCCCGCCATTACCGAGCCGACGAAGGAGCTGACGAGGTGGATGACCGCGGTCTTGTGGTAGGCCGCGGGATCCAGCTTGAAGAAGCGACGGATCTGCGGGCCGGTGAAGCGCTCGATCGCATTCGAGCCGGAGATCCGGCAGACCTCGGCATTCCCGCCGACCGCGTCAGCGATCTCGGCGCACTCGGCGCCGGTCGAGGTGTCCATCCAGATCGGCGCGGTGGCGCGGGTCAGCGCCGGGGAAAGCTGGCCTTCCAGCGATTCGGAGGCACTCAGCGCGGCGAGTCGCGCTTCCAGCGTGTCGTCAAAGTAGAGCGAGCCATGCTGCTGGCCGGAACAGGCGACCGCGGTGATTTGCGAAAGGTCGAAGCCATCGGCGAGCTGCTCGAAGACGAGATCGAGCGCCTCCATCCACATCCGCGGGTCGGCGTGGACCTCGCCACCCTTGCCCCCGGGAATGAAGCCGCTGGGCGAGTGATAGGCCGGCAGCGCGGCCCCGAAATTGACCGAGACTTCGCGGACGATTTCGCCACGGGCGGGATCGATGACGAGGGCGGAAAGCGACTGGGTCGAGGAATCGAGACCAAGGAACATGGGATGAATTAACCGTTTCACCTTTCCGGCTGGCCAGCCGGAAACGCGGCATCGCGGGCCGTGTCGATTCGCACGGATTGGCGCTTGGCAGCCCCCCTCCCCGCTCGCACGCTCCGCGCATGGAGTCCCACGAATGGCGCGAACGCAGTGCCGAAGGTCTGCGCTTTTGGCGCGCGTCCCGCCACGCGAATCGCTGGACCTTTCAAACCACCCTCAAGACCGATCCCGAGTGGCACCCGATCGATCCCGTGCCTAAGGAAGTGTGGGAGGCGCTGCGGGATGTGCTGTGGCGCAAGTACCAGCGCAAGCGCTGCCCGTGGGAGTGGGTCGAGCAGATCGACAAGATTTTGGCCGGGGACGAGGAATGACCGCTTGCGAACGCGGGCTCGCTTGACCCTACGAGGCAGGTAGAATGCTCGTATGGGTCAGCCGGTGAGATTCATTACAGATGAACACGGAACACGGATCGGCGTTCTCATGGATCTCGCCGACTACGAGAGCCTGCTGGGGGATCTGCACGATCTAGGGGCCATCGTTGATCGCAGGACCGAGCCAGCCATCCCGCACGAAGAACTACTGAAACTGCTCCGCGCCGAGGGACTGCTACCGGATTGAGCTGCGGAAATCGACGCTACTAGAAACCCCTCACCACCCCGCCTTGCCCGACTCGAACCCCCGCTCATAGCACAGCGGTGCGCGCCCTTGGCTCAGCATCCCCGGCACCGGGGTGATGGTGTCGATTTCAATGAGCCGCTTGCCCTTCATCCGTGCCAGCTCGGTGCGGTGGCGGTGGAGTTCATTGCAGACCGTGTGATGCGAGGCGCCGATGGACGTCGCGATGGTTTCCCACGAAACCGCCGGGCCGCTGTTTTCCTCATGGCGGATGCGATGGACGACGATGGTGTCGATCGCCGGGTCATCCAGCCAGTGCTCGAAGGGAGCCTCACAAGCCACGCCGCCATCGAGATAGCGCTTCTCGCCGACCCGCTGGATGCGGATCAGGCAGGGCACGGCACAGCTGGCCACGATCAGCTCCGCGAGGGGGCCACTGCGCAGGATTTCCGTGCAGTGGAGGTCGGCATCGGTCACGGCGATGTCCATCACGGGCGAGACCAGCGAGGAAAGATCCGCGCCATTCAGCAGGCCGTGGAGCTTTCTCACCGCATGTTTTCCGGAAAGAAGCCCGGTGGACCAGAAAGAGGTGCAAACACCGGGGAGACGCCAGAGGGCCGCCCAATCGAAAAACGACCAGCGGAGCGAGGGATCGAGCACCGCCGCCTTCAAGTCTTCCCCGCGAATGCCCGCGGCATGGAGCGAGCCCGCCAAGGCCCCTGCAGAGGCCCCGGACAGTCGCTCCGGGTAGAGTCCCGCGGCCGCCAGGCCATTCAAGAAACCGGCGTGGGCGTAGTAACCGAGGAAGGAAGATCCAAGGGCGACAGCGAGACCGGGCGTGACAGGGTGCTCCATGGGCGGCGCGCGGAAGGTAGGCATCCCCGCCGCCGTGGCGAGTTTTCAGTTTCCAGCGGGCGGCAGGGAGGCGATGGTCCCGGCGCGATGTCAGCCACGGCAGTGAATTTCAAGATCGGAAACGAGAAGCTGGTCCGCGTGATGGACGCGGCCTCGGCCCATCTGCGCGGCTTGCTCGAGAAGCAGGGCCGGCCGGAAGGCGGCCTGCGGATCGCGGTGATCGGCGGCGGTTGCAGCGGCCTGCAGTATAAGATGGATCTCATCGATGGCCCGCGCGACCGCGACATCATGGTTCCCAGCAACGGCGTGAACGTGGTGATCGACCCCAAGAGCGCCCTATTTGTCAGTGGCAGCGAGCTGGATTGGTCGGATGACCTCCAGCAGGGCGGCTTCAAGGTGAGCAACCCGAACGCCATCGTCACTTGCTCCTGCGGCGAGAGCTTCGCGGCGTGATTTGATGTGATGGACCCCTTCGCGATGCTCGGTCTAGAGCCGCGGCTGGCGCTTTCCGAGGTGGAATTGCGCGCGGCCTTCCGCGAGGCGGGCAAACGGGACCACCCGGACGCCGGCGGTAGCAGCGAGGATTTCGCCAAGGTGCAGGAGGCCTTTGCGCAGCTCTCCCGCCCATCAAAGCGCCTGCGCGCCTGGCTAGCGGCGAAAGGCGTCACCGGCGACGAGCGCGGCGCGATCTCACCCGGCTTGGTCAATATTTTCGGAAAAGTCGGCTCGGCACTCCAGCAGGCGGACGCCGTGACCCGGCGCCGCGAGTCGTCGCTCAGCGTGCTGGCCAAGGCGATGCTGGAGCCCGCCGTGCAGCAAGCGCGGGAAGCGCTGGAGGCGGCCCTTGAGGATGTGGCCGCCGCAACCGCAGCCGAGGAATCCCAGTTTCCCGCCATCGAAGCCGGCGAGGGCGACCCATGGCGGACCGCCCGGGACCTGGCATTTCTCGAAAAGTGGCAGGCCGAGCTGAAATCCCGCTTCGCAGGCCTGTGGTGACCCCTCATTTCCAGTCTTGAGTCTTGCGTCTTCAAGTCTTGCGTCTCTTCCAAAGAATTTGCCTTGACGCTCAGAGCTACCCGGCCATTCTCCCCGCCCCGCGCAAGCAACCCCTTTCCTACCATGGCCCGAGTCTGCAGTATCCGAGGAAGCCGAGTCCGTTCCGGCGGCAAAATCAATCGTTCCGGTCTCGCCAAGAAAAAGGGCGGTATCGGTCGCCACGTGACCAAGGTCGTGAAGCGCAAAGTCGCTCCAAACCTCCAGTCCAAGCGCATCTGGGTGCCTGAGCTGAACCGCTGGGTACGCCTCACGCTGAGCGCCAAGGCGATCAAGACCATCAACAAGAACGGTGCCTACGTGACCCTCAAGGACGCAGGTCTGGTCTGAACCACGCTACCTGAGCTAAATTTTTGCCAAGAGGCCCGGAGGAAACTCCGGGTCTTTTGCTTTTGCTGCGGCAAGCCAAGGACGGGATAAGATCAAGCGTTCCCCTCCTGCGGAACATCGATCAAATCATCGCACGCTTGAGTGCGATGCTGCCTGGCATCCAGGTCCGGCAACTGGAGGCCTCCCATCCAGGGGCCGATGACGACGGGCTGTGGTTCATCCGCATACCCGGTCGCACGGGGTCGCACGGGAGAAGTCCAATTCGAGTCTTCTCACGGCATCTGTCCTTTCCTTATTCGACGCAGATTTTTACGAAGGAGAGATTCACGGGTAAGGATATGGATGAGGTGATGGAGACCGTCTGCATCGATTCAGCGATTGCCCGGCCCGCTTATGAGCACCGTTGCATTCCGCGCTAACTTCGGGCGCCCGGGCTTCTGTTAGAAAAGCGTTCAACCCTGCCAGCGCAATGCAAGACGCACCAAATCACGCGTTTGCGTAGGTAGGAGAGATTTTCATTCAGGGAAGTGAGTATAACGGTTAGGATAGTTGCCGTTCTCTCCTAACACCCCCTCTCCCCTCCCCTGAATGAAACCCGTTGATCGCGCGTACGCGCTTGCCTTGTCGTTGCTTTGTGTCGGGACATCTAACACCCACGCGGAGATTATCGCTGCCACTCACGTCGACTGGTCGAATACCGGCTACGTCTCACCGACCGTCCAGAACCCGGTGAGCGGCTTCAGCTATGGATACTACCCGGCGAATACCGGAACCACCGGCACCTTCAGTACCGCCGGCATGTTCGCCGTCACCAATCCCGACGGCCAATTCTGGAACGGGGCCGATGGCGGGAATACGCCGGCCCAGAGCCAATACGACATTCACCCTGGTCTGGGCGGTGTGACTGCAGTCCGTCGCTACACGGTCTCCTCCGGCAGCGAACCCCTGGTATCCGGCCCGGTCCGTGTGGTGGGCCGCTTCTTTGAATTGAATAGCGGGTTCACTCACGTCTTCGTCACCACGGATCCGGACGGTGATGCCGGTCCTGCTGAACGCACCACGATCGTTCCTTCGCAGGATCCTGTTCCCACCCCTTCGGTCGAGGTCACCCTTCCCAAGCCGATACCCTTCGATGTGACGCTCAATGTGTCGCCGGGCGCGACCATCGACTTCGGTGCCTTGGCAATGGACAACGCGTACTCCGACAGCACCGGCTTGATCGCTTGGATCGTGAACGGCAACACCGCGGTTCCCACCAATCTCGTGTCGAGCCAACTCGGGTCCCCAGACTGGGGCTTTTTCAACGGCTATCAGGACGTCCGCGGACTCTGCTACGGCATGGCCACCGATGGCGTCACCGGCGGAACGGATCAAACTACCTTCGACCTTACCGGCGGCGGCTATCCCTACCAATACGCCGGCCTTCTCTATCTGGAAAATGCCGGCAGCGGAAAGGCCACGCGTTTCGATTCGATGCGGATCGATGTGACGTCTGCCAATGACTTCCCCCAGGCACCGCAGCTTTTCCTGCTGCGCCACAACTCCGACCCAGCCTCGATCAACCCCGTCGCGGACGACCGCTACGAACGCCTGCCTGTAGCAGCGGTGCGCCACGCGGCCAACACCAGCGGCCAGCCTTACTACACCTTCGATCTCACCTCGCTGCCCGTTTCGCAACGCGCGGGCTACGGCTTCGCGGTCCTCGGATCGAGCGTGAATAACAGCACTCCGATCACAGTGTCGGAAATTTCCGCGGTAGCGAGCCGCGTCTCCTCGAGCGAAGTGGTGTCGACCAAGCCCTTCCTCGTTGAGTGGACCAACGGCCACCGCTACGGCGTCTCCGCCACCCGCGGCACGTGGGAGCAAGTCCAGGCAGAAGCGGCTGCCTTGGGCGGCTACCTGGTGAGCTTGGGCAGTTCCACGGAGAACGATTTCGTCGCCCAGACCTTCACGGATACAGAGGGCTGGTACATCGGCATGAAGCAGAATTCACCCGCCCCCGCGCTGGAACCGGCGGGTGGCTGGGAATGGGCCAGCGGTGAACCGATGGCCTATACCCGCTGGCATCCCGGTGAACCGAACAACTACTTCGGCGCAGGCGAGGATTACGCCATGATGCTTCTCGGCGTCAGCAGCGCCGGCACATGGCACGACGTGAAGATCGGCGGCTACCCGGAGACCTCGAATTACCGGGGCATCATCGAACAACCGACGTTGGGCGCGGGCGAGCGGAACTTCTTCGTCTCCTCCGTCCATGGCCGCTCTAACATCTTCGACGCCGGACTGGCCTCATCAACCCAAGGCGGGATCCTGCCGCCATCGATCAACCTGACCGGCCTCGGCGGCAAAGTCCTACATTTCCCGAAGATCCACGGCAAGCTCAACACCGGCGTGGATCTCAGCGGTCCGGATGGCGCGCACACTCCCGGACGCTCCTGCAATCTGAATGCCGTCGGCGGCATCTCCGGCTACGTGAATGGCAATAACACGCCCGCCCTTGTGGGGGTGTTCCTGGGTGCCGCGCAACCTTCCACCGCACCCGCAGCCATCGATTTCTCGGCGAGCCAAACCGGCGAGAACTTCACCACCCTCTCCCCTCTGCTCGGCCAGATCTTCTTCATCGGCGATGGCCTGACCAGCCAGGGAGTGGCCCAGCAATTCACCATTCCGGCAGGCGCGGAGAAGCTCTACTTCGGCTATCCGGATGGCCACACCGGCCAGCTCTATCATGGCCCACCGCTCGGCTGGAGTGACAACAGCGAATCGATCAGCGTGCGCGCCACGATTGCCCCGGACCCCGTGCCGACGATTGGCCTGACCTTTCCGATCACCGGCGGCCAGCTCCATGTCGGCGGCGGCACCAGCCCCTTCAACTTCACCCTTCTCTCCGGGGCCCTGCCTCCCGGTCTCGTGCTCTCCAGCACAGGCCTGGTCACCGGCACTGCCGGCAATGGCCCCTACAGCTTCACCGTGAAGGTCACGGATGCGAATGGCGCCCACGCCAACCGGAGCTTCAGCGGCGTGATCCAGAATCCCATCCAGGTGCCCACCTCGCTCGTCTCGTGGTGGTCCGCAGGGAACACCTTGGCGGACGTCATCGGCAATAATCATGGCTCGATGAAGAATGGTCCCCTTCCCGGACCCGGCCAACCCGGCGGCCAGAGCTACGGTCCCGGCAAGGTAGGCCGCGCCATCGTCCTCGACGGCGTGAACGACTTCATCCAGGTGCCGCACGATCCCTCGCAGGACATCACCGGCGACCTCACCATCGAAGGCTGGATTCATCCGACGGCGAATTCGGTGAGCGAGCCGACCATCATCAGCAAGCGCTCGCTCGATAACAACAACTGCACCTATGTGCTCTTCCTGCGCGGCGATGGCCGCCTCAGCTTCGCCTCGCGCAATGGCGGCGGGGTGTGGCAGGATCCTTCGACCACTGCGGTGGTCCCGCTCAACCAGTGGACCCATGTCGCCGCCACCATCGGCAGCGGCCAGCTCAAGCTCTACATCAATGGCGCGGTGGCCTTCAGCGGCGCGTATGCCGTGACCCGCCCCTCCGTCACCGCTTCCCTGACGATCGGAGCCACGATCACGAATACCTATACCGAGACGAACCCCTCGGGCCCGTTCCCCGGCTCGATCGACGAACTGGCTCTCTACAGCCGGGCCTTGAGCGCGCAGGAAATCTCCGCGCTTCATCTCTCGGGCACCGGTGGCAAGGCGCATCATGACATCAGCCGCGACTTCGCGCCGATCTCGAATCCCAACGGCTCCTGGAGCTACTGGAGACAGCCATCCAATGCCCTGACCGGAACCTACAACCCCGCCACCGCCGCGCTCATGACCGGATCGGGCACGGATGCCCCGCTCGCCTATTTCGTCAACGGCTCCTCGGTCTCCTTCAATACGAACGAGAACTACTATGGCCGGGATAGCGGCGGCACGAGGTATGATTGGTTGGGCCACCAGTTCGGCATGGGCCCGAGCTCCAGCGGCGACTACGCGGTGCTCCGCTGGACTGCTCCCGCAAGCGGCCAGTATGCCGTCTCCGGCAACTTCGCCGGGTCTGACACGCGGCCCACCACCGTGGACGTGCACATCTTCCACAATGCCGGCGAACTCACTCCCGCAGGCAAGCGCTACCTCGATACCTACCGCGGCGACGGTGTATCCCACACGCAAGTGATCACCGTGGCAGCGAATGACACCGTCGACTTCCTCGTGGGAACCGGCGGCAACGGCTGGACCTACGACAGCACTTCCCTGGCCGCATCAGTCACGCTGCTTTCGGTCACCCCTTTGCCTAAAATCGCGGTGGAGCAACCGGCGGGCAACGCCTTGGCCGACGGCAACAGCACGCTGGCCTACGGCGCGGTCACGCTCGGAGCCTCGCTCACGAAGACAATCACGCTCCGCAATACCGGCACCGCCTCTCTCAACGATCTGGCCGTGACGGTGGATGGATCGAATGCCGCGGAGTTCGTCCCACCTGTTAGCCTCAGTGCCACGACGCTCGCTCCGGGAGCCACGCTGACCTTCGACGTGAATTTCACACCAGGAGGCTCGGGCTCGCGCAGTGCCGTGCTGCACATCGCCAGCAATGACACGCCGCGTAGTCCCTTCGACATCGCGCTCACCGGCTCCGGTTACTCCGCGGTGGGCAACAAGGTCTTCGCCTGGGGCGACAACGACAATGGTGAGATCGGCGACGGCACCACCATCGACAAGCTCAGGCCGGTACCGATCATCATGACCGGAGCACTCGCCAGCCAGCAGGTCACGCAAGTGTTCACCTCGTCTTCGCGCAGCCATGCGATCACCGCGGACGGCAAGGTTTACTCATGGGGATACAACGCCGACGGCCAAATCGGGGACGGCACCAAGATCTACCGCAAGGAACCGGTCGCGGTGAACATGAGCGGGGCCTTGTCCGGCAAGGTGGTCACCACCCTTGCCATCAGCATCGCCCACACCTTGGCCCTGACCTCCGAGGGAAAGGTTTACTCTTGGGGTAACAATTACACCGGCCAGCTCGGTCTGGGCGACACGACGGATCGCACCACGCCGCAACTCGTCCAAGGTGCCTTGGCCGGCAAGACCATCACTAGCATTGCTGCGGCCTTTTCCCATTCCGTTGCATTGGCTTCAGATGGAACCCTCTACGCTTGGGGTAGCAACTACAACGGGATCCTGGGTGATGGCACCACTGCCACCCGCCTGGCTCCGGTGGCAATGAATACCGCCAGCACCTTGCTTGCCGGCAAGACCGTCACCGCGATCACTTGCGGCTACTATCACAACGTGGTGCTCACCAGCGACGGCAAGGTCTTTGCCTGGGGATTCAATGGCAACGGCTACCTCGGCGATGGGACCACGACCGAGCGCTTCTCGCCGGTGGCGGTGAACGGCAGCCTCACCGGCAAGACGGTGACCAAGATCGTGGGCAGCAATTACCATCATCTGGCACTCACCAGTGACAACCAGCTCCATGCGTGGGGAGTCAATCTCTACGGCAACCTCGGAGACGGTACCAACACGGATCGTCACTCGCCGGTGCTGGTGAACTCCAGCGGCGCGCTCGCTGGCAAAACCTACGCCCAGATCTTCGCCGGCGGCGGCTGCTCCATGGTACGGACCACCGATGGTGGGCTCTTCACCTGGGGCATGGGCTTGGGTGGCCAGCACGGCAACG from Luteolibacter arcticus harbors:
- a CDS encoding CHAD domain-containing protein, whose amino-acid sequence is MSDQPSAFSGARAAIIAACSDMERLLGGLNDSHGRVADEIHQTRKAGKKLRGALVMTGEPKPCIRWIAVIGRMLGGSRDATVRVKTWHGLGIATPSANSAEAAVAALLDLEAQASNRRPPQAVIDWSLAALGQVKGRLEAQTDEEVAKAAEHGAAKLERQLRKRLKHALQRVSNEDFHDCRKAVKAWLGGMALAAPGVELPAKEEADKLASNLGDENDLEVLADWLDARGFSPSICPAAWKVLRKRQEKIRRRSISLIRKELLPALKRED
- a CDS encoding OmpH family outer membrane protein, which produces MKLTLRSLVALSLAIGGISAAQESTRLKIATVDMQALFQEFNPTKDAKANFEVEQKNVGKQFDDRRARLSEMKQELDTLQKQLGDPSIADAKKQALFTDRQVKQQQWEALQREAEEFGKRKQRAMQEQMTLRMKDILERIRTKVQKHAETEGYDYVLDKTGASTSQVPVLLYTKDATDITESLLKTINEGLPAPAPAPVEEKK
- a CDS encoding xylulokinase, giving the protein MFLGLDSSTQSLSALVIDPARGEIVREVSVNFGAALPAYHSPSGFIPGGKGGEVHADPRMWMEALDLVFEQLADGFDLSQITAVACSGQQHGSLYFDDTLEARLAALSASESLEGQLSPALTRATAPIWMDTSTGAECAEIADAVGGNAEVCRISGSNAIERFTGPQIRRFFKLDPAAYHKTAVIHLVSSFVGSVMAGKSIAIDHGDGAGMNLLNLQTLDWDDALLDATAPDLRAKLPPAGASASIAGPVSSYFVQKYGLPSSCQVVLSTGDNPSSLVGMGATAPGTIVISLGTSDTFFAAMEKPVTDPQGFGHVFGNPAGGFMSLICFRNGSLAREALRDELGLDWSAFDRDGLAKTPAGNEGKRMLPFYGPEITPRRDFDGPVRNFPADAEAPVQVRALLEGQFLNMRLHSLWIGEKADLIRLTGGASQSNGIAQLIANVFQAPVERFAIANGAGLGAALRAAHACGHDLTSLQADFCKPAAGSRLEPEISLATIYDQALTEYRAML
- a CDS encoding patatin-like phospholipase family protein, whose translation is MEHPVTPGLAVALGSSFLGYYAHAGFLNGLAAAGLYPERLSGASAGALAGSLHAAGIRGEDLKAAVLDPSLRWSFFDWAALWRLPGVCTSFWSTGLLSGKHAVRKLHGLLNGADLSSLVSPVMDIAVTDADLHCTEILRSGPLAELIVASCAVPCLIRIQRVGEKRYLDGGVACEAPFEHWLDDPAIDTIVVHRIRHEENSGPAVSWETIATSIGASHHTVCNELHRHRTELARMKGKRLIEIDTITPVPGMLSQGRAPLCYERGFESGKAGW
- a CDS encoding HesB/IscA family protein gives rise to the protein MSATAVNFKIGNEKLVRVMDAASAHLRGLLEKQGRPEGGLRIAVIGGGCSGLQYKMDLIDGPRDRDIMVPSNGVNVVIDPKSALFVSGSELDWSDDLQQGGFKVSNPNAIVTCSCGESFAA
- a CDS encoding DnaJ domain-containing protein, producing the protein MDPFAMLGLEPRLALSEVELRAAFREAGKRDHPDAGGSSEDFAKVQEAFAQLSRPSKRLRAWLAAKGVTGDERGAISPGLVNIFGKVGSALQQADAVTRRRESSLSVLAKAMLEPAVQQAREALEAALEDVAAATAAEESQFPAIEAGEGDPWRTARDLAFLEKWQAELKSRFAGLW
- the rpmB gene encoding 50S ribosomal protein L28; the protein is MARVCSIRGSRVRSGGKINRSGLAKKKGGIGRHVTKVVKRKVAPNLQSKRIWVPELNRWVRLTLSAKAIKTINKNGAYVTLKDAGLV